The Streptococcus sp. S5 genome contains a region encoding:
- a CDS encoding DUF4300 family protein codes for MKPSKKFMLLTSCALAIFALVACSSNQKQYKEKQASSTVQKSSSDKERYKGSYSNLNSKASVEEVRTLLSAYLDQDSVDKFLGLVTDYDSIVGSVGLTGDFSTFKKTDYNVEKISDLWTKKKGDFVGTNCRINSYTLLKNRIEIPKMKADSELLFVDNDAIDKGKVFDEADKEAFNILYSRVPTEATTDVKVHAKKMEEYFSHFKFNENARMLSVIVHDNLDGNTLFVGHVGVLVPAKDGYLFVEKLTFEEPYQAIKFATKEDVYKYLETKYQDYTGEGLAKPFIMDNEKWVEMK; via the coding sequence ATGAAACCATCTAAAAAATTCATGCTCCTTACTAGCTGTGCCTTGGCGATCTTTGCTTTAGTGGCTTGTAGTAGCAACCAAAAGCAATACAAGGAAAAGCAGGCAAGTTCCACTGTACAGAAATCTAGTTCAGATAAGGAGCGCTACAAGGGAAGCTACAGCAACCTCAACAGCAAGGCGAGTGTCGAAGAAGTGCGGACTCTCTTGTCTGCTTATTTGGATCAGGACAGTGTAGATAAATTTTTGGGTCTGGTAACAGATTACGATAGCATTGTCGGCTCGGTCGGCTTAACGGGTGACTTCAGCACCTTCAAGAAAACAGACTACAATGTTGAGAAGATCAGTGACTTGTGGACCAAGAAAAAGGGCGATTTCGTCGGGACCAACTGCCGGATCAATAGCTATACTCTTCTGAAGAATCGCATCGAGATCCCTAAGATGAAAGCGGATAGTGAACTCTTGTTCGTGGACAATGATGCCATTGACAAAGGCAAGGTCTTCGATGAGGCAGACAAGGAAGCCTTTAACATTCTGTATTCACGGGTTCCGACAGAGGCGACAACGGATGTCAAGGTCCATGCCAAGAAGATGGAAGAGTATTTTTCTCACTTCAAGTTCAATGAAAATGCGCGCATGCTTTCTGTTATAGTTCATGATAACCTGGATGGAAATACCCTTTTTGTCGGCCATGTCGGCGTTTTAGTTCCTGCCAAGGACGGCTATCTCTTTGTTGAAAAGCTAACCTTTGAAGAGCCCTATCAAGCCATCAAGTTTGCGACCAAGGAAGATGTCTACAAATACTTGGAGACCAAGTACCAAGACTACACAGGCGAAGGTCTAGCTAAGCCCTTTATCATGGATAATGAAAAATGGGTTGAGATGAAGTAG
- a CDS encoding CPBP family intramembrane glutamic endopeptidase → MSKFISKQSVAIWYALTALLATVLVGQVILWFFPDRTSMGASLLFILMNLIPMIVAAVFSLVLSEVNSLGEFFKKVFLQKESYLSWILAFFIPVIYYGISILLMNVRFTGNSLLAFFLYFPWTLLYGGLEEVGWRWFLQDHLSFSKHFIPKMMVLSIVWFLWHIPIYQLPWITAGSSNYLIFYLMILGNTFLFGALREYSKGAVPCILAHMLIDSLAVLMLVQSSLPQIILLVSFEILVASWLVAARKSEK, encoded by the coding sequence ATGAGCAAATTTATTTCAAAACAATCAGTCGCTATCTGGTATGCATTGACTGCTCTCCTTGCTACAGTTCTAGTAGGGCAAGTTATTCTTTGGTTTTTCCCAGATAGGACTAGTATGGGTGCCTCACTACTATTTATCCTAATGAACTTGATTCCCATGATTGTGGCTGCTGTCTTTTCTCTGGTGTTGAGTGAAGTCAACTCCTTGGGTGAATTTTTCAAAAAGGTCTTTCTTCAAAAAGAAAGTTACCTATCTTGGATCCTAGCTTTCTTCATCCCCGTCATCTATTATGGGATTTCCATCCTGCTTATGAACGTTCGCTTTACTGGGAACTCCCTCTTGGCCTTCTTCCTTTATTTCCCCTGGACCTTATTATATGGAGGCCTAGAAGAAGTCGGTTGGCGTTGGTTTTTACAAGATCATCTTTCCTTTAGTAAGCACTTTATACCTAAAATGATGGTTCTTTCCATTGTCTGGTTCCTCTGGCATATTCCTATCTATCAACTCCCTTGGATTACAGCTGGCTCGTCCAACTATCTCATCTTTTACCTGATGATTTTAGGGAATACCTTCCTATTTGGAGCACTTAGGGAGTACTCGAAAGGAGCTGTCCCTTGTATCCTCGCTCATATGCTAATTGATAGTCTGGCTGTCCTTATGCTGGTTCAAAGTTCTCTTCCTCAGATTATCCTTCTGGTTAGTTTCGAAATCCTAGTAGCCTCTTGGCTGGTGGCTGCACGAAAATCAGAGAAATAG
- the glpK gene encoding glycerol kinase GlpK, with the protein MSQETFIMAIDQGTTSSRAIIFNEKGEQVSSSQKEFTQIFPQAGWVEHNANEIWNSVQSVIAEVFIESGIKPNQIEAIGITNQRETTVVWDKNTGLPIYNAIVWQSRQTAPMAEELKNQGYVETFHQKTGLVIDAYFSATKVRWILDHVDGAQERAEKGELLFGTIDTWLVWKLTDGAAHVTDYSNAARTMLYNIKELKWDDEILEILNIPKVMLPEVRSNSEIYGKTAPFHFYGGQVPIAGMAGDQQAALFGQLAFEPGMVKNTYGTGSFIIMNTGEEMQLSENNLLTTIGYGINGKVYYALEGSIFIAGSAIQWLRDGLRMIDSSPESEAYALKSQNQDEIYVVPAFTGLGAPYWNQEARGSVFGLTRGTTKEDFIKATLQSIAYQVRDIIDTMQVDAKTPIPVLKVDGGVAKNDYLMQFQADILGIAIARAKNLETTALGAAFLAGLTVGYWKDLEELKSLHGAAQIFEPKMDEARKEDLYKGWKKAVKATQPLRLARQSKNN; encoded by the coding sequence ATGTCTCAAGAAACTTTCATCATGGCGATTGACCAGGGAACAACTAGTTCGCGGGCTATCATTTTTAATGAAAAAGGCGAGCAAGTCAGCTCTAGTCAAAAGGAATTCACTCAGATTTTTCCGCAGGCTGGTTGGGTGGAGCACAATGCCAATGAGATTTGGAACTCGGTGCAGTCGGTGATCGCTGAGGTCTTTATCGAAAGTGGCATCAAGCCAAATCAAATAGAGGCGATCGGCATTACCAATCAACGGGAGACGACAGTTGTTTGGGATAAGAACACGGGGCTTCCTATTTACAATGCCATTGTCTGGCAATCACGGCAAACTGCTCCAATGGCTGAGGAACTTAAAAACCAAGGCTATGTAGAAACCTTCCATCAAAAGACAGGTCTAGTTATCGATGCCTACTTTTCAGCGACTAAAGTTCGTTGGATTTTGGACCATGTTGATGGGGCGCAAGAGCGTGCGGAGAAGGGCGAATTACTTTTTGGAACCATTGATACTTGGCTGGTCTGGAAGCTGACGGATGGAGCTGCCCACGTGACAGACTATTCCAATGCTGCCCGGACCATGCTCTACAATATTAAAGAGCTGAAATGGGATGATGAGATTTTGGAAATCCTCAACATTCCTAAGGTAATGCTTCCTGAGGTGCGGTCAAACTCTGAAATCTATGGTAAGACAGCGCCTTTCCATTTCTACGGTGGACAAGTGCCGATTGCAGGGATGGCGGGGGACCAGCAGGCTGCTCTCTTTGGCCAATTGGCCTTTGAACCTGGGATGGTCAAAAACACTTATGGAACTGGATCTTTCATCATCATGAATACGGGTGAAGAGATGCAGTTATCAGAGAATAACCTGCTGACGACGATTGGATATGGGATTAATGGCAAGGTCTATTACGCCCTTGAAGGATCTATCTTTATCGCTGGAAGTGCCATTCAATGGCTTCGTGACGGTCTGCGTATGATCGACAGTTCTCCTGAATCTGAAGCTTATGCTCTGAAGTCTCAGAACCAGGATGAAATCTATGTGGTTCCTGCCTTTACTGGTCTTGGAGCGCCATATTGGAATCAAGAGGCGCGTGGTTCTGTCTTCGGACTTACCCGGGGAACGACCAAGGAAGACTTTATCAAAGCAACCCTTCAATCCATTGCCTATCAAGTACGCGATATCATCGACACCATGCAGGTAGATGCCAAAACTCCTATCCCTGTCCTAAAAGTAGACGGAGGAGTAGCGAAAAATGATTATTTAATGCAGTTTCAGGCAGATATTCTTGGAATTGCAATTGCTCGCGCGAAAAATCTGGAAACAACGGCTTTAGGAGCGGCCTTCCTAGCAGGTCTGACAGTAGGCTATTGGAAGGACTTGGAAGAATTAAAATCTCTTCATGGAGCAGCCCAAATCTTTGAACCAAAGATGGATGAAGCTCGTAAAGAGGATCTGTACAAGGGGTGGAAGAAAGCAGTCAAAGCCACTCAACCACTGCGTCTTGCTCGACAATCCAAAAATAATTGA
- a CDS encoding 8-oxo-dGTP diphosphatase has translation MNETVEFTNLCMVRDGDRVLIIDRKKEDWPGITFPGGHVEAGESFTEAVIREVKEETGLKIASPQMCGMKDWVEDGIRYVVLFYKTEKFDGDLISSEEGEVWWENLKELPNLDLSLDMEDMLRIFLEEDLSEFFYYQDGGDWKYDLK, from the coding sequence ATGAATGAGACTGTTGAGTTTACAAATCTTTGTATGGTAAGAGATGGCGATAGAGTTCTTATTATTGATCGTAAAAAAGAGGACTGGCCAGGCATAACCTTTCCTGGTGGTCATGTCGAAGCAGGAGAATCATTTACGGAAGCAGTGATCCGTGAAGTGAAGGAAGAAACTGGCTTAAAGATTGCTTCTCCCCAGATGTGTGGAATGAAAGATTGGGTGGAAGACGGGATTCGTTATGTAGTTCTCTTTTATAAGACAGAAAAGTTTGACGGAGACTTAATATCCTCTGAAGAGGGTGAAGTCTGGTGGGAGAACCTGAAAGAATTGCCAAATCTAGACCTCTCCTTAGATATGGAGGATATGCTTCGTATTTTTCTTGAAGAAGACCTGTCTGAATTTTTTTACTACCAAGATGGAGGAGATTGGAAGTACGATTTAAAGTAA
- a CDS encoding RDD family protein, with product MKMLAINPISFRKRMTEFLFDYLFILAYLVLLFLGSMLIYIIFFKGVPEFTEIQSQWLVFFTSVLPITLLFTFLDYKNDGSFGKVKAGLELVYQKKTVQASLIRNVIKFLPWQIGHMGTIHGFYSDFDGLSIILSISATLLAVLLLAMTIFRKDKRHLGDLLAHTQVQPKKE from the coding sequence ATGAAGATGTTAGCAATCAATCCTATTTCGTTTAGAAAAAGAATGACAGAATTTCTGTTTGATTATCTTTTCATTCTAGCTTATTTAGTACTTCTGTTTTTAGGTTCGATGCTTATTTACATTATCTTTTTTAAAGGTGTCCCAGAGTTTACAGAGATTCAGTCGCAGTGGCTTGTATTTTTTACCTCTGTTTTGCCAATCACGCTCCTGTTCACATTCTTGGATTATAAAAATGATGGCAGTTTTGGGAAGGTAAAAGCGGGACTGGAACTGGTCTACCAGAAAAAAACAGTGCAGGCTAGCTTGATCAGAAACGTCATCAAATTTTTACCTTGGCAAATTGGTCATATGGGCACGATTCATGGCTTTTATAGTGATTTTGATGGGTTATCCATTATCCTTTCTATTTCAGCGACTTTACTCGCAGTTTTGCTACTAGCAATGACGATATTTAGGAAAGATAAGAGGCATCTAGGAGACTTGCTAGCTCATACGCAAGTCCAACCAAAAAAAGAATAG
- a CDS encoding DHH family phosphoesterase — MNIMNEIFEKIQAYDTIIIHRHQNPDPDAIGSQVGLRDLLRAHFPQKRVLATGYDEPTLTWLAEMDEVKDEDYAEALVIVCDTANTPRIDDKRYTNGDFLIKIDHHPNDDAYGDLLWVDTESSSTSELIALFAKELDLELPVSAARLLYAGIVGDTGRFLYPATSTRTFEIAAYLRSIPFDFTALARQMDTINLKTAKLQGYVYDHLEIDEHGAARVTLTQELLKKFDLRDSETAAIVGAPGRIDTVSVWAIFVEQADGHFRVRMRSKRKVINEIAKRHNGGGHPLASGANSYSLEENDQIYKELQEVARTNEG, encoded by the coding sequence ATGAACATAATGAATGAAATTTTTGAAAAGATTCAGGCTTATGACACGATTATTATCCACCGTCATCAGAATCCGGATCCGGATGCGATTGGTAGCCAGGTGGGCTTGCGGGATCTCCTGCGTGCGCACTTCCCTCAAAAGAGGGTCTTAGCAACTGGCTATGATGAACCGACCTTGACTTGGCTTGCTGAAATGGATGAAGTCAAGGATGAGGACTATGCTGAAGCTTTGGTGATTGTCTGTGATACGGCTAATACTCCTCGCATCGATGACAAGCGCTATACGAATGGTGATTTCCTGATCAAGATCGACCACCACCCAAATGACGATGCTTATGGCGATCTGCTCTGGGTCGATACTGAGTCTAGCTCTACCAGTGAGTTAATCGCACTTTTTGCTAAGGAATTGGATCTTGAGCTTCCAGTTAGTGCTGCGCGTCTTCTCTATGCTGGGATTGTCGGCGATACAGGTCGCTTCCTTTATCCTGCTACTTCGACTCGGACCTTTGAGATCGCTGCCTATCTTCGAAGCATTCCCTTTGATTTTACAGCACTTGCTCGGCAGATGGATACGATCAACCTTAAGACAGCTAAGCTTCAAGGCTATGTCTATGACCATCTTGAGATCGATGAACATGGCGCTGCGCGTGTGACCCTAACACAAGAACTCTTGAAGAAATTTGATCTACGTGATTCAGAGACTGCTGCAATTGTCGGAGCTCCTGGACGCATCGATACCGTATCTGTTTGGGCTATCTTTGTTGAGCAGGCCGACGGTCACTTCCGTGTCCGGATGCGTAGCAAACGCAAAGTGATCAACGAAATTGCTAAACGCCATAACGGTGGTGGCCATCCACTAGCGAGTGGAGCCAACTCCTACTCTCTTGAGGAAAACGACCAAATCTACAAAGAGCTACAAGAAGTGGCACGCACAAACGAAGGCTGA
- a CDS encoding MerR family transcriptional regulator → MLRNDIQRITGLTRKALEYYEEKGFIHPRRLENGYREYSEKDAEILNKIALFKKLGLTITEIKDCLKTDGATASIFLRRKEQELESDKKRKAVFDLYIKGEDTDLINEKLTVIEAEDSIYKRLERAFPGYLGQCLFAAYQPFLQEPLSKDGEEAFEKYIQYLDSLPTFELSREEQYYIDELSSSFNMQTLKDVNEAKIAAVENYEKWHNENKDTISIYDRYLNSDDYKTSPMKNIQDQLKTFLMDHHYYEVAIPLIRQFSKSYDHYYKKLTEASDYYLKQKGDAPQ, encoded by the coding sequence ATGTTAAGAAATGATATTCAAAGAATAACAGGTTTAACTCGAAAAGCACTAGAATACTATGAAGAAAAAGGTTTTATTCATCCTCGGAGGTTAGAAAATGGGTATAGAGAATATTCGGAAAAGGATGCAGAGATTTTGAATAAGATTGCATTGTTTAAAAAATTAGGGCTAACCATAACAGAAATAAAGGACTGTCTGAAGACAGATGGGGCTACTGCATCTATTTTTCTCAGAAGAAAAGAGCAGGAACTAGAAAGTGATAAGAAACGGAAAGCAGTGTTCGATCTCTATATCAAAGGCGAAGACACGGATCTGATCAATGAAAAACTTACGGTCATCGAAGCTGAGGACTCCATTTATAAGAGACTCGAAAGAGCATTTCCAGGATACTTAGGTCAATGCTTATTTGCTGCCTATCAACCTTTTTTACAAGAGCCTTTGTCAAAAGATGGAGAAGAGGCATTTGAGAAGTATATTCAATATTTAGATAGCCTTCCAACCTTTGAATTAAGCAGAGAAGAACAGTATTATATTGATGAACTCAGTTCTAGTTTTAATATGCAGACCCTAAAAGACGTTAATGAAGCCAAGATAGCTGCGGTAGAAAATTATGAAAAGTGGCATAATGAAAATAAGGACACAATTTCTATTTATGATCGCTATTTGAACAGTGATGATTACAAAACAAGTCCAATGAAAAATATTCAAGATCAACTGAAAACATTTTTGATGGACCATCACTACTATGAGGTCGCTATTCCGCTGATTAGACAATTTAGTAAGAGTTACGATCATTATTATAAAAAACTAACTGAGGCAAGTGACTATTATTTAAAGCAAAAGGGTGATGCTCCACAGTAA
- a CDS encoding (S)-acetoin forming diacetyl reductase, with the protein MSKVAIVTGAGQGIGFAIAKRLVQDGFKVGVLDYNAETAEKAVAELSAENAFAVVADVSKQAEVAAAFQKVVDHFGDLNVVVNNAGVAPTTPLDTITEEQFTRTFAINVGGVIWGAQAAQAQFKALGHGGKIINATSQAGVVGNPNLTVYGGTKFAVRGITQTLARDLADSGIIVNAYAPGIVKTPMMFDIAHEVGKNAGKDDEWGMQTFAKDITLKRLSEPEDVAAAVSFLAGPDSNYITGQTIIVDGGMQFH; encoded by the coding sequence ATGTCTAAAGTAGCTATTGTCACAGGTGCTGGTCAAGGAATTGGTTTTGCAATCGCAAAACGCTTGGTACAAGATGGCTTTAAGGTTGGAGTATTGGACTACAATGCTGAAACAGCTGAAAAAGCAGTTGCTGAGTTGTCCGCAGAAAATGCTTTTGCGGTCGTTGCTGATGTATCCAAACAAGCAGAAGTAGCTGCAGCTTTCCAAAAAGTTGTTGACCATTTTGGAGATTTGAATGTTGTCGTGAACAATGCAGGTGTTGCGCCAACTACACCACTTGATACAATTACAGAAGAACAATTTACACGTACATTTGCTATTAACGTTGGTGGCGTGATTTGGGGTGCTCAAGCTGCACAAGCTCAATTCAAAGCGCTTGGCCATGGCGGAAAAATCATCAATGCAACTTCACAAGCAGGTGTTGTAGGTAACCCTAACTTGACTGTTTATGGTGGTACTAAATTTGCAGTTCGTGGTATCACACAGACTTTGGCGCGTGACTTGGCGGATTCAGGCATCATTGTCAATGCGTATGCACCAGGTATCGTCAAGACTCCAATGATGTTTGACATTGCCCATGAAGTTGGTAAGAACGCAGGTAAAGATGACGAATGGGGTATGCAAACATTCGCTAAAGATATCACTTTGAAACGTCTTTCAGAACCAGAAGATGTAGCAGCAGCGGTTAGCTTTCTTGCTGGACCTGATTCAAACTACATCACAGGCCAAACCATTATCGTGGATGGTGGAATGCAGTTCCATTAA
- a CDS encoding type B 50S ribosomal protein L31: MKKDIHPEYRPVVFMDTTTGYKFLSGSTKYSSETVEFEGETYPLIRVEISSDSHPFYTGRQKFTQADGRVDRFNKKYGLK; encoded by the coding sequence ATGAAAAAAGATATCCATCCAGAATATCGCCCTGTTGTCTTCATGGACACTACTACTGGTTACAAGTTCCTCAGCGGTTCAACTAAGTACTCTAGCGAAACAGTTGAATTCGAAGGTGAAACTTACCCATTGATCCGTGTTGAAATTTCATCAGACTCACACCCATTCTACACTGGACGTCAAAAGTTCACTCAAGCAGATGGACGTGTGGATCGTTTCAACAAAAAATACGGTCTCAAATAA
- a CDS encoding CPBP family intramembrane glutamic endopeptidase, protein MNRKQALSMYLIGTFGQVLGVSLLVCFLRAGGVKVDFTSSLGIIAVALAGLSSAFWGSLASIGYHQSSFKQILKDFFQVKDSLVNYCLVLVFLLLDFLPFIFGGKITTQSLVLLVGLFFKALLFGGVEEIGWRYFFQPTLQEKIPYFSATLITFLAWSSWHLFYFYIDGSLGVIQLFPFLVGLLTNCFILSALYHKTQNLWLCVMTHACINSLSQILVNEEVWLSIVSKILIISLAIMIARKKYVTVKEEK, encoded by the coding sequence ATGAATAGAAAGCAAGCCCTATCCATGTATTTGATAGGAACCTTTGGTCAAGTATTAGGAGTCAGCCTTCTGGTTTGTTTTTTAAGAGCAGGAGGAGTCAAGGTTGATTTTACATCATCATTGGGGATCATCGCTGTTGCTTTAGCTGGCTTATCATCTGCTTTTTGGGGGAGTCTTGCTAGTATTGGCTACCATCAATCTAGTTTCAAACAAATTCTAAAAGATTTTTTTCAAGTCAAAGACAGTTTGGTTAATTATTGTTTGGTACTTGTTTTCTTGCTACTCGACTTTTTACCTTTTATCTTTGGCGGTAAGATCACCACTCAATCGTTGGTCTTGCTAGTAGGGCTTTTTTTCAAGGCTCTTCTTTTTGGTGGAGTTGAAGAAATTGGCTGGCGTTATTTCTTTCAACCAACTTTGCAGGAAAAAATACCTTATTTTTCAGCTACTTTGATCACCTTTTTAGCCTGGTCTAGTTGGCATCTTTTCTACTTCTACATCGATGGTTCTTTAGGTGTCATTCAATTGTTTCCGTTTCTAGTAGGTCTGCTAACTAACTGCTTTATCTTATCGGCCTTGTATCATAAAACGCAAAATTTATGGCTCTGTGTCATGACCCATGCCTGCATCAATTCCTTGTCTCAGATTCTAGTGAATGAAGAGGTATGGCTATCTATCGTCAGTAAAATTCTTATTATTAGTTTAGCAATCATGATTGCAAGAAAGAAGTATGTAACTGTAAAGGAAGAAAAATGA
- a CDS encoding ankyrin repeat domain-containing protein, with protein sequence MQKTFQLLRRGDLEAVRQILDKKPEEVNAVSGDKPKRDQGQSLLQVAIKSGHLDIADLLIDRGADLNFIEEPTELNPFCQPVLQTAGGRAVFDCRRMIKRWNGQYEMYSSKEKADKSFKVFEKMLELGADISQKDSHGGTLLQTILIETKEVLPSYYWKTKETSDNVLITDELRHDLNRIYDLLIRYGVTADEIAVYQKIPLKELYQDSPTMEFLNRLDQSRS encoded by the coding sequence ATGCAAAAAACCTTTCAGCTGTTGCGAAGAGGAGATCTAGAGGCCGTCCGTCAGATATTGGACAAAAAGCCTGAAGAAGTCAATGCTGTTTCGGGTGACAAACCTAAAAGAGATCAGGGACAGTCGCTTCTTCAAGTCGCTATCAAATCGGGACATTTAGATATTGCAGACTTACTTATTGATAGAGGAGCAGATCTTAACTTTATTGAAGAGCCGACAGAGCTGAATCCATTTTGTCAACCAGTCCTCCAAACAGCGGGTGGACGAGCTGTATTTGACTGCAGGCGCATGATCAAACGTTGGAATGGCCAATATGAGATGTATTCGTCTAAGGAAAAAGCTGACAAGTCTTTCAAGGTTTTTGAGAAAATGTTGGAACTTGGGGCCGATATCTCTCAGAAGGACAGCCATGGTGGGACTTTGTTGCAAACTATTTTAATTGAAACCAAGGAAGTGCTGCCATCTTATTATTGGAAAACAAAAGAAACCAGCGATAATGTCCTCATAACGGATGAATTACGACATGATTTAAATCGTATTTATGATCTATTAATTCGTTACGGTGTGACTGCGGACGAAATAGCTGTCTATCAGAAGATTCCTCTCAAAGAACTTTACCAAGACAGCCCTACCATGGAGTTCTTAAATCGGTTAGATCAGAGCAGATCTTGA
- a CDS encoding Ltp family lipoprotein codes for MKDSIGEKQAKVFIMKKFVIFIFTMFGLMVGMLALMAIEYQISYNKWINSRSGSQLTKPVQKYSSSTDGNKDDFESSKQEYASSSDKKNKDDLESLMNMFKKRVYPLPLLDAEYTSAYATAKEFLKKSPLSMQQIKNDLTKNDRYSEDASLYAIDKLNIDWKEQALLKAKSYQMYHYSKEKLVDQLIKFDLFTQEEADYAVEQGHFDWKEEAVKAVESFGSGGNYSKERLLEKLVEIRKFTQEEAEYAIEHAKIDWSD; via the coding sequence ATGAAAGATTCCATTGGAGAAAAACAAGCAAAGGTATTCATTATGAAAAAATTTGTTATATTTATTTTTACGATGTTTGGATTGATGGTAGGAATGTTAGCTTTGATGGCAATTGAGTATCAAATAAGTTATAATAAATGGATAAATTCACGTTCAGGATCACAGCTGACTAAACCTGTACAAAAATACTCTTCTTCAACTGATGGAAATAAGGATGATTTTGAATCATCAAAACAAGAATACGCTTCTTCAAGTGACAAAAAAAATAAGGATGATTTAGAATCATTAATGAATATGTTTAAGAAAAGAGTTTATCCTTTACCTTTACTAGATGCAGAATATACAAGTGCATATGCAACAGCTAAAGAATTTTTAAAGAAATCTCCTTTATCGATGCAGCAAATTAAAAATGATCTTACTAAGAATGACAGGTATTCAGAAGATGCTTCCCTGTATGCTATCGATAAGCTTAATATAGACTGGAAAGAGCAAGCACTTTTAAAAGCAAAATCATATCAAATGTATCATTATTCAAAAGAAAAGTTAGTTGATCAACTTATAAAATTTGATCTATTTACTCAAGAAGAGGCTGACTATGCTGTGGAGCAAGGTCATTTTGATTGGAAAGAGGAAGCTGTTAAAGCAGTGGAATCTTTTGGAAGCGGTGGCAACTATTCGAAAGAAAGATTATTAGAAAAACTTGTTGAAATAAGAAAGTTTACTCAAGAGGAAGCGGAGTACGCAATAGAACATGCCAAAATAGATTGGTCTGATTAA